GACGGGTCTCGATCGACTCGCCGACGATTGGGTCGAAATCGTCGAAGAAGCCCACGCGGGGAACCTCCGGTCAGAACTCGAAGCATACGTCTCCGACGTGGTATCTATCGAGGGGCGTCCGATGCCCGAAAGCGACGCGGCACTCAGCGATCCGTTCGAGGAATACCACAACACGAGACGAGGGAAAACATGCGTTCTCTGCAACAGAGGGACGACGAGCACGCGCAAGAGCGATCTCGAAGCCCCGAAGTCACTGACGACGCTCCAGGCGGGCTATTCGAATCACATCCCCGTGGACGCAGGCAAGCCCGACGACTTGCTCGCGTGTCTCCCTTGCCAGATCGAACTTTCCCTTCGGGAGACCGGTGCGTCTCGAAGAGAAGGGGGACGGCTCTTTTTTCACCTCATACCGGACTACTTCTATACGCCGCTGTCGTGGCGGTCTTACGACGACGTGCTGAGCGATTTCAGCGGCGAAAGTCGAATCGAACTCGGACGGCTGGCCGAAGCCGTTCTCTGGCTCACCGGTGATCTCGAAGCGACAGACGTCGAGGGATTCGCGAGTGCGCTGTTCGAGACAGACTCCGGCCGACAGATGGCCGAGACCCTCGATCAGGGGTTCGATCCGGGATCACAGTTCGGGGCTCGAACGCTGGGCTATTACAAACCAGAGGACAATGAGACGGAGTTCCAGTTCTTCGGAGTGTACGTTGCCCTCGCAGTCGCGGCCTACGCCGGGCTGCGTGTGTACGTCTCGGAATCGCCGATTCCGGACATCAGAGGACGGGACTTCCAGACGTACGCCCGGATCGGAGCTGGATTCACTCAGGTCCAGGACTTCTACGGGTCCGAGATCTCGCTTTCGGACCTCGAATCTCGGTTGCGTGCTGCGTCGGCACTGATCAAACTCGGTTACGGTGCCGAGCGCAACGACGCGCTGTTCGCGAAGTTCCTCCGAGTCACTCGGAATCAGCTATTGCCCGGATCGCGATTGCTCAAGCGCATCGCGCAGGCCGATGATAGCAGTGACGCTCGTTACCTGCTGGAGGAAGCACGAGTGCTCGATCAGGAAACCGGCATCGACACGACGACCGACACATCCACACCAACCAACGAATGAAAGAAACAAGCGACACGATCTCGGAACTCGCGGCTCGCGCGTTCGACGTGATCCGGCCCGCGCCGGGCAACGACAAACCGTACGCGATCGAACGCGTGTTCCGCGAGAGCGTCAAGGCAGTCAAGGAGTTCGGTCCGCTGAATATCTCGCGGCAGGACGCGATCGACGCGGTCGCCGGACGGGTCGGGAAAGTCCCCGAACGGAGCGAGCAGGTGTATCGCGTCCCCCACGAGGACAGTACTGTGGGCGGCACATATGACGAGCGCGTCGAGCGATACGCGGAGTTCTTCGTCGATGAAGTATTGATCGGAATGTTCGACGGTAAACCATCACAATTGAAACGCCGATCGAACAACCTCGCCGACGGGTTCTATGCGGCAACGCTCCGCCTGCAGCGCGAACAGTTCGAAAACGACGCCGAAGATAACGACGACCAATGATTGACCAAAACACCTACCCCGAACTCGAACCCGGTACCGTTTCCGCAGACGAAATGACGCTCAGACCGCGGAGCAACTTCGTGAACATTCTCGTCCTGCGTGAACTCGAAAGTCACGCCATCTTCACGACGAACGGAGAAGACGCAGACATCGCGACTGTAGCGCTGAAATCCGAGGACGGCCCGATGGATTACGCTCCTGGACTGATGTTTATGCGAAAACAGACGGGGAGCGATCGTCGGTTCGGCAAGGCCCTCCAGCGTGATCTCGATCTCTTCGACGAGGACGAAGACGAGTGCACGATGCAAGTCAACGAGATGTGCCAGGACTGCGTCGAATGTATCCTCTACGGGAGTGCAGCGAGTAGCGACGAGGGAAGTGACGTTTCGATCACTTCGCGGGTGATGTACGATACAGCGTATTCACTTCGAGACGCCAGTGTGGTGATCGACGAAAAGTTCCAGAACGCACCCGGTGGCGACTACGCGAAATCCGCCGAAGCGACAATCCGGGAGCCGGATTTCTTCGAGCCAGGAACGATGTTCCCCAGCGTCATTACGTTGCGGGATGTCACTCCAGCGGAAGTCGCGTTCGTACTCGGAATCACAGCGAAGAACAAGCGCTATGGAGCCGCGACATCGCGCCTGGGCCGGGTGAACAACCGCATCCTCGGCGTGTACGTCGGGAGCGAAGAGGGGCCGGCGAACCTCGAACTCACTCGCGAAACGATCGCTCGACATCGAGCCGACGAGGAGACGGGTTACGAAACCACGATCGACGTAGTGATGGCCGAAGCACTCGATCCGTCTCGCACGGCCGATCACGTCAGCAGCGCGTTCGAGGATGCCATCGACGCGCAAGGTCTCGACCTACAAGCGGTTTCGGAAGAAACCGTCGATGACATCGTCGAGATAGCGACCGGCGACGACTTCGCGGACGTGCTCAACGAACAGCGCGATCACTCGAGAGCGTTCCTCGATCAGGCGGAGTAAAGGGATGGACGTTC
The Halalkaliarchaeum desulfuricum DNA segment above includes these coding regions:
- the cas7d gene encoding type I-D CRISPR-associated protein Cas7/Csc2; this translates as MIDQNTYPELEPGTVSADEMTLRPRSNFVNILVLRELESHAIFTTNGEDADIATVALKSEDGPMDYAPGLMFMRKQTGSDRRFGKALQRDLDLFDEDEDECTMQVNEMCQDCVECILYGSAASSDEGSDVSITSRVMYDTAYSLRDASVVIDEKFQNAPGGDYAKSAEATIREPDFFEPGTMFPSVITLRDVTPAEVAFVLGITAKNKRYGAATSRLGRVNNRILGVYVGSEEGPANLELTRETIARHRADEETGYETTIDVVMAEALDPSRTADHVSSAFEDAIDAQGLDLQAVSEETVDDIVEIATGDDFADVLNEQRDHSRAFLDQAE
- the cas10d gene encoding type I-D CRISPR-associated protein Cas10d/Csc3, with amino-acid sequence MKETSDTISELAARAFDVIRPAPGNDKPYAIERVFRESVKAVKEFGPLNISRQDAIDAVAGRVGKVPERSEQVYRVPHEDSTVGGTYDERVERYAEFFVDEVLIGMFDGKPSQLKRRSNNLADGFYAATLRLQREQFENDAEDNDDQ